The genomic window TGGCTGCAATACTAAAGGAATATTCCTTACATTTTAAAAGCTTTGGAAAATATACGTCCCTTATAATATTTTTTGAAAGTCCAAAAGAAAGCTTGGACTTAGGCGTCCAAGAATATCAAGAACTATTTTGGCAACATCTTATCAATTTAACGAGGCTAGATGAATTGCCTTGGCCCGAAATCATACCATCAAACCCATCTCATCCACTATGGGAATTCTGTTTTCATGGTACACCCTATTTTATGTACTGTGCGACCCCTGCACACATAAATAGAAAGAGCAGAAACTTTCCGTATTTAATGTTAGCCATTACGCCAAGATTTGTTTTAAAAGAATTTCTCGCAAAAGAAAAACAGACTGTTAAAATAAAACAACAAATCCGCAAACGCCTAAAAGAGTATGACAGCATCCCAATACACCCAGCATTAAATTCTTATGGAAATAACGATAACTATGAATGGCAACAGTATTTTCTGCCAGATGATCAAATCATATTTTCACAATGCCCTTTTCATAAGGAAAAATAAAAGGTAAAAAATAAAAAAGCCAAACTTTTTAATCCAATTAGGATAAACAGTTTGGCTTTTTTACAAATAGGCTGTCACTCTAATGTCGAAATTTCCGAGCTGCCATTGTTCTGCTTCTCTTCTAACGTATTTGTCTCGTTCGACTCAACGACAGATTCCAACCCATATCCTGTTGTACTAATCTCGAATTCTGTTTCTTTCCCCTGTGTATTTAATTTATGCTTATTAAGATTGAATTGATCATTTCGCATCATTAACCCTCCAAATTACCTTAATGAAAGCCAATCTGTAACCCTTATTGTTCCTGGAAAAAGCAAATGTCATATTGTCTTAAATACATATAACCTTTGCCCTAAATAATTTAGGAGCGTATATAATCCGGCCCCTAAAATGACTGCAAAGTTTTCTTTCAGAAGGATATGATCCTCTTCAAAAATCCTTAATGCCATATGGCTTACAGTATAAGAAAGAATATAACAACTCAAAATCACGATAATAAAACGAGGAATAGTGGAATTCCATTTTGCTTTACTTTGAAAAGTAAAGCTACGATTTAATAAATAACTTATTAAAGCTCCAACACCATTTCCAATAAAGGTAGAAATCCAATAGGACATTTCTGCTGCATTTAATAGAAAGAGCATAATGGAGAGTCCAATTAACGTATTTAGTACTCCTACTAATAAAAAACGGAAAAAGGTATTAGTTCGTTTCAGATAATTTTCCATAATTACGCTCAAAGAGCTCATGTTCACTGCCCCCATCATTTATTAGAGAACGTGGAATCGGCAAATTGAATGTATCAATGTCAATTATATATTTCGGTCTGCGCTTCGTTTCACTATAAACTTTACCAATGTATTCACCCACCAACCCGATAGAAATTAGCTGAAGGCCACCAATTAGCCAGATTGAAGTGATTAATGATGTCCAACCCGTTTCTGTTTTGCCGGAAAGCTTTAAACTGATAAAATAAATTCCAAATAATAAACTAATAAAAAAGAAAAGAAATCCAATAAGCAGGACAAGACGAATGGGCGTCACAGAAAAGGAGGTTACCCCTTCAAATGAAAAGGCGATCATTTTTTTTAGCGGATATTTCGTTTCTCCGGCACTTCTTTCTTTTCGGTCATAGTAGACGGAGTCAGACTTTAAGCCTAGGATTGGCACAATGCCACGGAGAAAGAGATTCACCTCTTCATAGCGCTGTAACTCATGAAGAGCCCTTTTGCTCATTAATCGAAAGTCAGCATGATTATAAACAAGATCCACACCCATCCACTTCATTAATTTATAAAAACCCTGGGCTGTGCTTCTTTTGAAAAAAGTATCTGTATCCCTTTTTCGCCTAACTCCATAGACGATTTCATTGCCTTCACGAAACTTTAGAATAAATTCACGTATGACAGAAATATCATCTTGAAGATCTGCATCAATGGAAATGACACAATCGGAAACAGTCTTTGCTGCCATTAATCCCGCCAAAAGCGCCTTTTGGTGTCCAACGTTTTTTGCTAGTTTTACCCCCCTAATTAACTCGTCCTCTAAACTCTTTCGATAAATCATTTCCCATGTTTGATCCTTGCTTCCATCGTCTACAAACAAAATTTTACTTTTACTCGAAACCAATCCCTCTTTTTCAAGCTCTCGGAGGGAACTGCTTAACTGTGACATCGTAGCTGGGAGAATTTCTTCTTCGTTATAACAGGGAACAACTATTGTGAGCACTGGGTGATTCATTTTGATTCCTCCTGGTGTTAGATTGCCTTGTATAAATAGACTTTCCAAACGGAACTCGATGATTCGAACGTCCTTTCTAAGCTCAAATTGTTTTCAAATGCATTATCAATGGGAACGGCAGAAAAAATATACTTCCCACCCATTTCTTTAAATGGCTTGATGTTGAGCTCAAGGTTTTTTAGTCGCTTTTTTGAATTTTTTTTAAACATATAGCGTTTACCTAATTCTGCTGTAAAAATATAGCATCGCCCGCCCCATTCATCGAAATAAATTCGAATCGTTTTATTTTTTGCCAATTCCTTTTCGATAATTTTCCTGAATTGATTTTTATAAGTAAGAGGGTAGAAATTATTATACGTATCAAGGGTATAAAACCCGTTATATTGGGCGATAGCCGGGTGAATCCCAATGCTGGCCACTCGATAATCTTCCTGGGGGATTCCTATGTAATCTTTAATCTCATTAAATTGGTCCTCGGCGAAAAACTGCTTAAATGTTGGCTTTGTTTGAAAGATAATTTCTTCATTTGTTAGTGAACAAACAATAAGCTGTGCAGCAACAAGTATAGGAACCGTCCTTTTCCACGGTGTAACCAAAAGGATCTTTAATGACAAAGCAAACAGTACATAAATGACTAACGGTCTCAGAAAATGATATCGGGCAAAATTAAAGGTATCCAAAAAGTGAAATCTCTCAGTTAATGGCAGCCATCCCTTGTAAAACCAAAAGGCGTACCATGCAGACAAAGCGATATTTAGAATAAATAATAATATAAAGGTTCTTTCCTTTTTCCAGATTTTCTTTCTGATAATGATGAATAATGCCAAAATCATTACTGGCAGGATGACTAAAGTATGTATAGTTGCAGCATGATGATGTCCATAAATGAAATTTTTATAGGTAAGTCTAATAGAGCGCCATAAGGATAGCCTTGCGTGAAAATATTCATCTCTACTGTTAGGTTCATCATCAAATAGAAAAGAATAGACGAGCCGATATTCCACTATTGCATACATAAGAGTCATAAAAACAATAGACAAAAGAAAACGCCCATTCCACCTCTTTGTTCTAATAACATCAATCAGCCAAAATATCCCCATAGCCGTAAGAAAAAAGAAAAAGCCTAAAACAATACTAGAATAGAAAGGAAGAAGAGTTAGCACTAAATAGCTTTTCCGCATTTTCTCCTTTTTCCGGATATTGAGAAAAGCCCATAAGGCTAAAGGCATACCAAGAGTGCTTAACATTCCTGATGGCCAAAAAGGTGTAAAGGCAAATGCAAGAGAGGTACCAACGTTGATTGCTAGAATATTCCACTGTTTCCCCGAAAGAAAATGGGTTTTCAAAAGTAAATACATTCCTATGAACGCCAACACCCTAGTAATCGTCTGGCTGAGCGCATAAGCCGTCATCGGAGGAAAGAGGGCATATAGCCAAACGATCAGGCTAAATTCAGTTCCAAATGCATTTCGGGATAATTGTCCATTAATAATTTGCGGAATAACGGCATCGGCTGGCCCGATTAATTGTCCGCTTTCAGCTAGAACTTTATACCAGGCTAAATTCGAATCCAAATTATCATGAACCCGAATATGTGCATTCTCCCCTAATATAAACAGTGGAGAAACAAAAACAGCTAAGGCAAGAAAGGCAAAAATTAATAACCTTCTTTCGATATGATTTTTTTGAATTGGCATTTATTCATACACCTCAAAAGCATTTTCCCTGCAAAAATCTTCTTATCATAATAGTTTTAAGTTGCTCTTTGTGCAGGAAAATATTCCTTTTTGCTCTTTTTCTGTAAACAGTTGGGATAAGACAGCCTCTTCCATTCATAGAAATGGAACGGGATAGCCAAATGATAAGGGGGATCATGGATGATAAAAAAAGCAGTCATTCCTGCCGCTGGTTTAGGAACCCGATTCCTGCCGGCAACAAAAGCTCAGCCAAAGGAAATGCTCCCAATCGTGGATAAACCAGCCATCCAATATATTATTGAAGAAGCGATTGCGTCAGGGATTGAAGATATTATTATTGTAACAGGAAGGAATAAAAGAGCTATAGAAGATCACTTTGATAAATCAGTAGAAATGGAATTGCTTTTAAAGAGAACTGGAAAAATAGAAATGCTGCATGAGGTCCAGAAAATATCTGAAATGGCCGATATTCACTATGTTAGACAAAAGGAACCATTAGGTTTAGGTCATGCCGTCTTTTGTGCAAAGAAATTTATCGGAAATCAGCCATTTGCTGTTCTATTGGGTGATGACATTCTTGATCATAAAGAGCCAGCCTTAATGCAAATGATTAATCAATTCAAAAAAATGGGAACAAGTATTATCGGCTGTAAAGAGGTACCGCGCTCGGAAGTTAATAAGTATGGTATTATCGGCTATACAGAACAAAAGGGGGAACTGTTTAAAGTTGATAGTTTGATTGAAAAACCTTCCATTGCTATGGCGCCATCCTCACAAGCAATTATTGGAAGATATATTCTAACCCCACAAATTTTTGAAATTCTTGACCATGTACAGCCAGATAAAAATGATGAAATCCAGCTAACGGATGCTTTGCATTTACTGCTAGAGCACGAGTCTATTTTTTCATATATTATCAAAGGAAAACGGTATGATATTGGTGATAAATTCGGCTTTCTGGAAGCGTCCATTGATTTTGCATTAAAGAGACCTGAATTAAGAGAAAAACTATATCTGTACCTAAAACAAATTCATTTATGAAAAGCAGATTTACTTTTGTAGCCCTCTGGATGCTTTTTGTGCCATCTCCAAGCATCCTGTATTATTTTACGAATAGAAGATTTACTTGGTTTCCAGCCTAATATTTTAAAAGCTTTATCTGAACATGCAATTAATTCTGCGGGATCGCCACTCCTTCTTTCGCCTACTATCACCTTTATATTCTTCCCCGTTTCCTCTATAGAAGTGCTTATTACTTCCTTTACCGAATATCCCGAAGTATTGCCAAGATTCAATACATCACTTTTCCCTCCGTTTTGTAAGTAACGGAGTGCCATTAAATGAGCTTCTGCTAAATCCTCTACATGAATAAAGTCACGGATACAAGTTCCGTCCTTTGTCGGATAATTGTCTCCATAAACCGTTACATATTCTCTTATTCCTAGTGCTGCCTGCAGAATAATCGGAATTAAATGGGTTTCTGGTAGATGATCCTCTCCTAATTCACCTGTCTCCTTGGCACTCGCGGCATTGAAATATCTAAGCGAGACATAGCTTGCATCAAAGGCATCTCCCCACCATTTAATCATCCTCTCCATTGCAAGCTTTGTCTCACCATATGGATTAGTGGGCTTAAGTGGAAAGTTTTCTTTAATTGGCTGTACATGCGAATCCCCATAAACGGCGGCAGAAGATGAGAATACTAGGTATTTAACACCGTACCTGCTCATCACTTCAAGCAGAATCCGTGTTCCGCTTACGTTTACATCGTAATACTTTAAAGGGTCATTCGTTGATTCTCCGACAAGTGAAGCGGCCGCAAAATGAAAAACTGCCTCTATTTTTTCCTTCATAAAAATATTCATTACACTTTCTGAAGAACGAATATCACTCTTGTAAAAAATCGCCTTTGGATGAATGGCCTCTCGGTGGCCAGTTTGCAGATTATCGATGACAATTACTTTCATACCCTTCTCAATTAAATATGCCACAAGATGTGAGCCAATATATCCTGCCCCGCCAGTTACCAAAATGGCCATTTGTTCTCCCCCTTAACTGTATTTCTCCTTTCTCTATATGCCAAAGTAATTGACAGTATTCTCCCGAAAGAACATTAAAAAAACGCCTGCTCGACTAAGCAGACGTTCTTTAAAATGGATCATTTTTCACCACGATTACTTTTATCTTCATCTATCTTTAAATCTGTTTCAGAAGGAGTAAGCTCTTCTGAAGCTTCTGTTTGGAATTGCAGCTGTCTCGGACGTATAGGGCTGGTTTTCATATTGGTGATAATCTGATTTGCCATATATCTATGAAATATGATTTCAAAAAGGGCGACTCCAGCGGCAGCAACGAGAGACATCGTCACAATATTTTCTCTTAGCGTCAAACTTATACTTAATGACCAAATCACGAAAAATGCAAGAACATAATCGGTTATTGTCGCTATGAAATTATTAGTCCTAGGCAGCACTA from Bacillus sp. DTU_2020_1000418_1_SI_GHA_SEK_038 includes these protein-coding regions:
- a CDS encoding YqcI/YcgG family protein → MILLRDSELENLHTESWHKKAYELFKLKMTDANQLFPCIPALLGLKSGHLRYGFIGSPLKYETSYELAAILKEYSLHFKSFGKYTSLIIFFESPKESLDLGVQEYQELFWQHLINLTRLDELPWPEIIPSNPSHPLWEFCFHGTPYFMYCATPAHINRKSRNFPYLMLAITPRFVLKEFLAKEKQTVKIKQQIRKRLKEYDSIPIHPALNSYGNNDNYEWQQYFLPDDQIIFSQCPFHKEK
- a CDS encoding GtrA family protein — translated: MSSLSVIMENYLKRTNTFFRFLLVGVLNTLIGLSIMLFLLNAAEMSYWISTFIGNGVGALISYLLNRSFTFQSKAKWNSTIPRFIIVILSCYILSYTVSHMALRIFEEDHILLKENFAVILGAGLYTLLNYLGQRLYVFKTI
- a CDS encoding glycosyltransferase family 2 protein; its protein translation is MNHPVLTIVVPCYNEEEILPATMSQLSSSLRELEKEGLVSSKSKILFVDDGSKDQTWEMIYRKSLEDELIRGVKLAKNVGHQKALLAGLMAAKTVSDCVISIDADLQDDISVIREFILKFREGNEIVYGVRRKRDTDTFFKRSTAQGFYKLMKWMGVDLVYNHADFRLMSKRALHELQRYEEVNLFLRGIVPILGLKSDSVYYDRKERSAGETKYPLKKMIAFSFEGVTSFSVTPIRLVLLIGFLFFFISLLFGIYFISLKLSGKTETGWTSLITSIWLIGGLQLISIGLVGEYIGKVYSETKRRPKYIIDIDTFNLPIPRSLINDGGSEHELFERNYGKLSETN
- a CDS encoding DUF6044 family protein — its product is MPIQKNHIERRLLIFAFLALAVFVSPLFILGENAHIRVHDNLDSNLAWYKVLAESGQLIGPADAVIPQIINGQLSRNAFGTEFSLIVWLYALFPPMTAYALSQTITRVLAFIGMYLLLKTHFLSGKQWNILAINVGTSLAFAFTPFWPSGMLSTLGMPLALWAFLNIRKKEKMRKSYLVLTLLPFYSSIVLGFFFFLTAMGIFWLIDVIRTKRWNGRFLLSIVFMTLMYAIVEYRLVYSFLFDDEPNSRDEYFHARLSLWRSIRLTYKNFIYGHHHAATIHTLVILPVMILALFIIIRKKIWKKERTFILLFILNIALSAWYAFWFYKGWLPLTERFHFLDTFNFARYHFLRPLVIYVLFALSLKILLVTPWKRTVPILVAAQLIVCSLTNEEIIFQTKPTFKQFFAEDQFNEIKDYIGIPQEDYRVASIGIHPAIAQYNGFYTLDTYNNFYPLTYKNQFRKIIEKELAKNKTIRIYFDEWGGRCYIFTAELGKRYMFKKNSKKRLKNLELNIKPFKEMGGKYIFSAVPIDNAFENNLSLERTFESSSSVWKVYLYKAI
- the galU gene encoding UTP--glucose-1-phosphate uridylyltransferase GalU translates to MIKKAVIPAAGLGTRFLPATKAQPKEMLPIVDKPAIQYIIEEAIASGIEDIIIVTGRNKRAIEDHFDKSVEMELLLKRTGKIEMLHEVQKISEMADIHYVRQKEPLGLGHAVFCAKKFIGNQPFAVLLGDDILDHKEPALMQMINQFKKMGTSIIGCKEVPRSEVNKYGIIGYTEQKGELFKVDSLIEKPSIAMAPSSQAIIGRYILTPQIFEILDHVQPDKNDEIQLTDALHLLLEHESIFSYIIKGKRYDIGDKFGFLEASIDFALKRPELREKLYLYLKQIHL
- the galE gene encoding UDP-glucose 4-epimerase GalE — protein: MAILVTGGAGYIGSHLVAYLIEKGMKVIVIDNLQTGHREAIHPKAIFYKSDIRSSESVMNIFMKEKIEAVFHFAAASLVGESTNDPLKYYDVNVSGTRILLEVMSRYGVKYLVFSSSAAVYGDSHVQPIKENFPLKPTNPYGETKLAMERMIKWWGDAFDASYVSLRYFNAASAKETGELGEDHLPETHLIPIILQAALGIREYVTVYGDNYPTKDGTCIRDFIHVEDLAEAHLMALRYLQNGGKSDVLNLGNTSGYSVKEVISTSIEETGKNIKVIVGERRSGDPAELIACSDKAFKILGWKPSKSSIRKIIQDAWRWHKKHPEGYKSKSAFHK
- a CDS encoding YndM family protein, with amino-acid sequence MKHVKAFVLKFISCLVLLYIILGLFYGMSFGMVFLTSLTLAATSYILGDFLVLPRTNNFIATITDYVLAFFVIWSLSISLTLRENIVTMSLVAAAGVALFEIIFHRYMANQIITNMKTSPIRPRQLQFQTEASEELTPSETDLKIDEDKSNRGEK